A single window of Gossypium arboreum isolate Shixiya-1 chromosome 13, ASM2569848v2, whole genome shotgun sequence DNA harbors:
- the LOC108451236 gene encoding uncharacterized protein LOC108451236, with translation MDTTQLGTLIMKLGAANAKATLNVYNEIIKKPGSPQALKALNCCVEAYKYAILSFEMVSSELVEDPQTANYDVAVIGPEIANCEKELINAKVQAPRLLAGNRFIKYYVSMGYEITSTLELENPNEY, from the coding sequence ATGGATACAACCCAACTAGGAACCCTCATTATGAAATTAGGAGCAGCAAATGCCAAAGCAACGTTGAATGtatataatgaaataattaagaaaccAGGTTCTCCCCAGGCTTTGAAAGCTCTTAATTGTTGCGTTGAAGCTTACAAATATGCAATCTTATCATTTGAAATGGTATCTTCAGAATTGGTTGAAGATCCCCAAACCGCAAACTATGATGTAGCTGTTATAGGTCCCGAAATTGCTAATTGTGAAAAGGAGTTGATTAACGCAAAGGTTCAAGCACCTCGACTCCTTGCTGGGAAtcgatttataaaatattatgtcTCAATGGGATATGAGATAACATCAACTCTCGAGCTTGAAAATCCAAATGAGTATTAg